One Methanococcus voltae genomic region harbors:
- a CDS encoding helix-turn-helix domain-containing protein has product MMFINPTIIRSLNKSKLRKRIVYFLYDVHPHGTYLSELSRRVKSDPSNVLGCLKGMGNRYNGSSSLIELGLVSCDGREGMKIYQMTEYGKTVVEYLKDYDSSDKW; this is encoded by the coding sequence ATGATGTTTATAAATCCTACAATTATTAGGTCTTTAAACAAGAGTAAACTTCGAAAAAGAATAGTATATTTCCTATATGATGTTCATCCGCACGGGACTTACTTATCTGAATTATCTCGAAGAGTTAAATCAGATCCGAGTAACGTATTAGGTTGCTTAAAAGGTATGGGAAATCGATACAATGGCAGTTCTTCGCTTATTGAATTAGGTTTAGTATCTTGCGATGGAAGAGAAGGTATGAAAATATATCAAATGACGGAATATGGAAAGACTGTTGTAGAATATTTAAAAGATTATGATTCTTCTGATAAATGGTGA
- a CDS encoding class I SAM-dependent methyltransferase, producing MDRFDYTSDLEDGKMNTEVGYYNDISIIEEEEYMKNFRCMDYAVEYLNNELLGTFFRQGLKFGIYKIIDLHMPTKENLLSMLEYPNKDFILKYVNTAVSLGLIRENYDDNTLELNNEFKYSSIHPKYQDLMDDYIAQYDFRTSLFQYALIGYNHPEILLNFKKDADIWDMLLNTEFMDITRTAAFEVLDIKKGDYVLDIGCGSRSPLYFSSKVAPNGQYTGVDISKKLIKMAESRLERNGIECAKLKTLDFSETIPKTKYDSVICTHTLSYAKSPRVFLRKMMDSLKKNGKLIIIEEFFKDSANVSIELFEFYQSLNKYFIGYLSRSEIIDTLELLGYGFKYKFLGNCGLLIEKIN from the coding sequence ATGGATAGATTTGATTATACAAGCGATTTAGAAGATGGTAAGATGAATACAGAAGTTGGGTACTATAACGATATTTCAATAATAGAGGAAGAAGAATACATGAAAAATTTTAGATGCATGGACTATGCAGTTGAATATCTAAATAATGAATTACTGGGCACATTTTTTAGGCAAGGTTTAAAATTTGGAATATACAAAATAATAGATCTACATATGCCTACAAAAGAAAACTTGCTTTCCATGCTAGAATATCCAAATAAAGATTTTATATTGAAATATGTAAATACCGCAGTTAGCTTAGGGCTTATCAGAGAAAATTATGATGATAATACCTTAGAATTAAATAATGAATTTAAGTATTCATCTATTCACCCAAAATACCAAGATTTAATGGATGACTATATTGCACAGTACGACTTCAGAACAAGTCTATTTCAATATGCTTTAATAGGATATAATCATCCAGAGATACTATTAAACTTCAAAAAAGATGCAGATATCTGGGATATGTTATTAAATACTGAATTTATGGACATAACAAGAACTGCAGCTTTTGAAGTATTGGATATCAAAAAAGGCGATTATGTATTAGATATAGGTTGCGGTTCTCGCTCTCCATTGTACTTTAGCTCAAAGGTAGCACCAAATGGTCAGTATACTGGTGTAGATATATCTAAAAAGTTAATTAAAATGGCAGAAAGTAGGTTAGAACGAAATGGAATCGAATGTGCAAAGTTAAAAACATTAGATTTTAGCGAAACTATACCTAAAACCAAATACGACAGCGTAATTTGTACACATACGCTTAGTTATGCAAAATCTCCAAGAGTATTCTTAAGAAAAATGATGGATTCATTAAAAAAGAATGGAAAATTAATAATAATTGAAGAATTCTTTAAAGATTCAGCAAATGTTAGCATAGAATTGTTTGAATTCTACCAAAGCCTAAACAAATACTTTATAGGGTATTTATCAAGATCTGAAATTATAGATACCTTAGAATTATTAGGTTATGGATTTAAATATAAATTCTTGGGAAATTGCGGATTATTGATTGAAAAAATTAATTAA
- a CDS encoding selenium metabolism-associated LysR family transcriptional regulator → MDPKISYFQTFLHAAKTKSFSKAAKRLGVTQGTVSNHISVLEKFFDAQLFLRTPEGVDLTVEGTILLENAEKVLEFINNSKQQMKMLHENPEGIIRIAASTTPGEYLIPSIIKEYKKEYKDVNFEIQITDSEKCFKLLEERNVDIIAVGNIYDKNYDNIVIGKDRLVLVVPNDHSLAKKPIAKLSDVLKEDYVDREVGSGTREILIDALNKKGYSMMDLHTVMSLGSTSSIITAVSEGYGVSIISEIPAKKSAEAGFLKIVPIEDLDLTRYLYLVRGKRPKNPSAIKSFWDFVKGD, encoded by the coding sequence ATGGACCCAAAAATAAGTTACTTTCAAACTTTTCTACATGCTGCAAAAACTAAAAGCTTTTCAAAAGCTGCTAAAAGATTAGGCGTTACACAAGGTACCGTTAGTAATCATATATCAGTGCTTGAAAAGTTTTTTGATGCGCAATTATTTTTAAGGACTCCCGAAGGCGTTGATTTAACCGTTGAAGGAACTATATTATTAGAAAATGCGGAAAAAGTTTTAGAATTCATTAATAACTCAAAACAGCAAATGAAAATGTTACATGAAAACCCTGAAGGTATTATTAGGATTGCTGCAAGTACCACACCAGGTGAATACTTGATACCAAGTATTATAAAAGAGTATAAAAAAGAGTACAAAGACGTTAACTTTGAAATTCAAATTACAGACTCAGAAAAATGTTTTAAATTGCTTGAGGAAAGAAACGTTGATATTATCGCAGTTGGAAACATATACGACAAGAATTACGATAACATCGTTATAGGTAAAGATAGATTAGTTTTAGTAGTACCTAATGACCATTCATTGGCTAAAAAACCAATTGCAAAACTATCCGATGTATTAAAAGAAGATTATGTCGATAGGGAAGTTGGTTCAGGAACTCGTGAAATATTAATAGATGCATTGAACAAAAAAGGATATTCAATGATGGATTTACACACTGTTATGAGTTTAGGAAGTACGTCATCCATTATTACGGCAGTTTCAGAAGGTTATGGAGTAAGTATCATTTCAGAAATTCCTGCAAAAAAATCAGCAGAAGCAGGCTTCTTAAAAATAGTGCCAATAGAAGACTTAGATCTTACAAGATACTTGTACTTAGTTAGGGGTAAAAGACCTAAAAACCCTAGTGCTATAAAATCATTCTGGGATTTCGTAAAAGGAGATTAA
- a CDS encoding DNA polymerase sliding clamp, which yields MFKAVCDAKDFKKIINATSNLVDEICFEVDEEGIKASAMDPSHVALVSLNIPKTVFSEYISGIHDLGIDLEALKKIMARSKSNDKIIMEYDEEKNKLLTTFKNNVTRNFSMALYDISSNNLKVPEIEYPNKVSIKAGAFVEALKDSELVNDHIILSVNSSDNQFVISSKGDLNYSETIFSLSKSETEVVSSEAENEGAGESEEVINNVMVDYKVLENSKSTFNLAYLKDITKSTASEDILDIYLGEDMPVKIEYNIGGAKLVFLLAPRIES from the coding sequence ATGTTTAAAGCAGTTTGTGATGCAAAAGACTTCAAAAAAATAATCAATGCTACAAGTAACTTAGTAGATGAAATATGTTTCGAAGTAGATGAAGAAGGAATTAAGGCAAGTGCTATGGACCCTTCACACGTGGCTTTAGTCAGTTTAAACATTCCTAAAACCGTATTTTCAGAATACATCAGCGGAATACATGATTTAGGTATAGATTTAGAAGCCTTAAAAAAGATAATGGCAAGGTCTAAAAGTAACGATAAAATAATTATGGAATATGATGAAGAAAAAAATAAATTGCTTACTACGTTTAAAAACAATGTTACAAGAAACTTCTCAATGGCATTGTACGACATTTCATCAAATAATTTAAAAGTTCCAGAGATAGAGTACCCAAACAAAGTATCTATCAAAGCAGGTGCATTTGTAGAAGCTTTAAAAGACTCAGAATTGGTAAACGACCATATTATCCTAAGCGTTAATTCAAGTGATAACCAATTTGTAATATCTTCAAAAGGAGATTTAAACTACAGCGAAACAATATTCTCACTTTCAAAATCAGAAACTGAAGTTGTAAGTTCAGAAGCGGAAAATGAAGGAGCTGGAGAAAGCGAAGAAGTTATAAACAACGTAATGGTTGACTATAAAGTATTAGAAAACTCAAAAAGTACTTTCAATCTTGCATACTTAAAAGATATAACAAAGTCTACTGCATCAGAAGATATTTTAGATATATACCTCGGCGAAGACATGCCTGTTAAAATAGAATACAATATTGGTGGCGCTAAATTAGTATTTTTACTTGCACCAAGAATTGAATCTTAA
- a CDS encoding DNA replication complex GINS family protein → MYNKAKNAFFDEIASPKLLKIPESLYSDIKQYVESISKKDNVNDVDIKKINRVKYYSSSLLKVRLYKIIILNENPELLIEDEKEIYKIINNLIDTTLFSDNSDFLNNFENIIDASVKNYGLDSEKSMQIRVENTVLQSNDRSNGSNELSGNLKENFEKLSENFGKNELKNDYSLNLDSDFQDNVYKNIDDEIPKVINTERDIHIVRVNHKFPYFTDGNCVYGLNKNDLISLDGRFSKILEKHNIVEQVTIYENEKEN, encoded by the coding sequence ATGTATAATAAAGCTAAAAATGCTTTTTTTGATGAAATAGCATCTCCAAAATTGCTTAAAATACCTGAAAGTCTTTATTCAGATATTAAACAGTATGTGGAGAGCATTTCTAAAAAAGATAATGTCAACGATGTAGATATAAAAAAAATCAATCGTGTAAAATACTATTCGTCTTCATTATTAAAGGTAAGATTATATAAAATTATTATTTTAAATGAAAATCCCGAATTATTAATTGAAGATGAAAAGGAAATTTATAAGATTATTAACAATCTTATAGATACCACTTTATTTAGTGACAACTCTGATTTTTTAAACAATTTTGAAAATATTATCGATGCTTCTGTTAAAAATTATGGCCTTGATAGTGAAAAAAGTATGCAAATTAGGGTCGAAAATACCGTATTGCAATCTAATGATAGATCGAATGGTTCTAACGAATTATCTGGAAATTTAAAAGAAAATTTTGAAAAATTAAGTGAAAATTTTGGAAAAAATGAACTTAAAAACGATTATTCTTTAAATTTAGACTCTGATTTTCAAGATAATGTTTATAAAAATATAGATGATGAAATACCAAAAGTTATAAATACTGAAAGAGATATTCATATTGTAAGAGTCAATCACAAGTTTCCATATTTTACTGATGGGAATTGTGTTTATGGTTTAAATAAAAATGATTTAATTTCTTTAGATGGGAGATTTTCAAAAATTTTAGAGAAACACAATATAGTGGAACAGGTGACTATTTATGAAAATGAAAAAGAAAATTAA
- a CDS encoding 50S ribosomal protein L44e, producing the protein MKMKKKIKRYCPYCKKHTVHTVERAKKRKASELRRGQRLFRRVTAGYGGYPRPLPGGAKPIKKLDLRYKCAECGKMHTRSNGGFRARMFELVE; encoded by the coding sequence ATGAAAATGAAAAAGAAAATTAAAAGATATTGTCCATACTGTAAAAAACACACCGTTCATACAGTAGAAAGAGCTAAAAAGAGAAAAGCAAGTGAATTGAGAAGAGGTCAAAGGTTATTCAGAAGAGTAACTGCAGGTTACGGGGGTTACCCAAGACCATTACCTGGTGGAGCAAAACCAATTAAAAAATTGGATTTAAGATACAAATGTGCAGAATGTGGAAAAATGCACACAAGAAGCAACGGTGGATTCAGAGCTAGAATGTTTGAATTAGTTGAATAA
- a CDS encoding 30S ribosomal protein S27e, whose translation MELIPRPKSRFLKVQCTDCNNQQVLFGCPSTVVKCTACGKTIAEPKASKGSIKAKILEVLQ comes from the coding sequence ATGGAATTAATACCAAGACCAAAAAGCAGATTTTTAAAAGTACAATGTACAGATTGCAACAACCAACAAGTTTTATTTGGTTGCCCATCAACAGTTGTTAAATGTACAGCATGCGGTAAAACAATTGCAGAACCTAAAGCTTCAAAAGGTTCAATAAAAGCTAAAATACTCGAAGTATTACAATAA
- a CDS encoding translation initiation factor IF-2 subunit alpha, which yields MKSNFPEEGDIVIGNVSDVKSFGAFVELLEYPKKEGMVHISEVSSGWIKNIRDHIKKGQRVVAKVVRVNPNKNQIDLSLKRVTDQQKRAKVQEWKRFQRAEKLLQFASEKLGKSLEDAWKEVGYTIEEEFGELYVAFESLVIEGEEAFEDMDIPKDWTEELYKIAKENIELSNVKVDGMLSLSTTEPDGIKVIKKVIKKAIKANPYEDVQVDVSYIGAPKYRLEVIAPDYKSGEEVLRSVANEAIKDIVKYADGKGDFIRIEE from the coding sequence ATGAAATCTAATTTTCCAGAAGAAGGCGATATTGTAATAGGAAATGTAAGTGACGTTAAATCATTTGGTGCATTTGTTGAATTATTAGAATACCCTAAAAAAGAGGGTATGGTACACATCTCTGAAGTTTCATCAGGTTGGATCAAGAACATAAGGGACCACATTAAAAAAGGACAAAGAGTTGTTGCAAAGGTTGTAAGAGTAAATCCTAATAAAAATCAGATTGATTTATCATTAAAAAGAGTTACCGACCAGCAGAAAAGAGCAAAAGTTCAAGAATGGAAGAGATTCCAAAGAGCTGAAAAATTATTACAATTTGCATCAGAAAAACTTGGTAAATCTTTAGAAGACGCTTGGAAAGAAGTAGGATACACAATTGAAGAAGAATTCGGAGAATTATATGTTGCATTTGAATCATTAGTTATCGAAGGAGAAGAAGCTTTTGAAGATATGGACATTCCAAAAGATTGGACCGAAGAATTATATAAGATTGCAAAAGAAAACATCGAACTTTCAAATGTTAAAGTGGATGGTATGTTATCCCTTTCAACAACAGAACCAGATGGAATAAAAGTAATTAAAAAAGTAATTAAAAAAGCAATAAAAGCTAACCCTTATGAAGATGTTCAAGTTGATGTATCATATATAGGGGCTCCAAAATATAGACTTGAAGTAATTGCTCCAGATTATAAAAGCGGTGAAGAAGTCTTAAGAAGTGTAGCTAACGAAGCTATAAAAGATATTGTTAAATATGCCGATGGAAAAGGCGACTTTATAAGAATTGAAGAATAA
- a CDS encoding RNA-protein complex protein Nop10 — MQLKKCTLCGEYTMQDVCRCGGKAITVKPPRYSPLDKYGTYRRALKFKDRANLNE, encoded by the coding sequence ATGCAACTAAAAAAATGCACATTATGTGGGGAATACACAATGCAAGATGTCTGCAGGTGTGGTGGTAAAGCAATAACAGTTAAACCACCCAGATATTCGCCATTAGATAAATACGGAACATATAGAAGAGCTTTAAAATTTAAAGATAGAGCCAACCTAAACGAATAA
- the arfB gene encoding 2-amino-5-formylamino-6-ribosylaminopyrimidin-4(3H)-one 5'-monophosphate deformylase — protein MFELRLNSGKLLEENKKVHEIGVIALGSYLENHGSALPIDTDIKIASYVALNVALKTGVKFLGTVCTSTEYDYVKHGIHNSLEDITSELEYIIIKYSKIGVNKFLIINCHGGNSDISKKIDFLKENVKKRLETNYCEESYLDLDLGHLKKIKHNFKDYGNVEKLKIDIKSFGYIHAYSEELSIGKYIGIYEEKKMDKHNPLNYEEIGMVGLVEARQNNKYINEEAEMVENKPAIVDVNYGKELTDHMINDSIECITEFLKE, from the coding sequence ATATTCGAATTAAGATTAAATTCTGGAAAGTTACTTGAAGAAAACAAAAAAGTTCACGAAATAGGTGTTATTGCACTTGGTTCTTATCTAGAAAATCATGGTTCAGCATTACCTATCGATACAGATATTAAAATAGCGTCGTACGTGGCTTTGAATGTTGCATTGAAAACAGGTGTAAAATTTTTAGGCACTGTTTGTACATCTACAGAGTATGACTATGTCAAACATGGCATACATAACTCCTTAGAAGACATAACTTCTGAATTAGAATATATAATCATCAAATATTCGAAAATAGGTGTAAATAAATTTTTAATAATTAATTGCCACGGCGGTAATTCTGATATTTCCAAAAAAATAGATTTCTTAAAGGAAAATGTCAAAAAAAGACTCGAAACCAATTACTGCGAAGAGTCATATTTAGATTTGGATTTAGGCCATCTTAAAAAAATAAAACATAATTTTAAAGATTATGGAAATGTCGAAAAATTAAAAATTGATATAAAATCCTTTGGATACATTCACGCCTATAGTGAAGAATTATCGATTGGGAAATATATTGGAATCTACGAAGAGAAAAAAATGGATAAACATAATCCTTTAAACTATGAAGAAATAGGAATGGTCGGATTGGTGGAAGCACGTCAAAATAATAAATATATTAATGAAGAAGCTGAAATGGTTGAAAATAAACCTGCAATCGTAGATGTTAATTATGGTAAAGAATTAACAGATCACATGATTAACGATAGTATTGAGTGTATTACAGAATTTTTAAAGGAATAG
- a CDS encoding methanogenesis marker 9 domain-containing protein, which translates to MVWENSPSHICRGGDFRGLAFCCPPVKYCPLHKAIEVLGITPDEFSKLKEDFGKKTRLGEGKNTCFGSLVWCCKITKPCPFRDSEMLKIGMGEDEYMELKQKLSEEILKSSKIIQATIEKFAEKGIPKEVAEKAILETGDLVEAYKEAQKIVAVSENK; encoded by the coding sequence ATGGTATGGGAAAATTCTCCTTCGCATATATGTAGAGGCGGAGATTTTAGGGGTCTTGCATTTTGTTGCCCTCCGGTTAAATATTGTCCATTACATAAAGCAATTGAAGTTCTTGGAATAACCCCTGACGAATTTTCAAAGCTTAAAGAGGATTTTGGAAAAAAAACAAGGCTAGGAGAAGGTAAGAATACCTGTTTTGGTAGCTTAGTTTGGTGCTGTAAAATAACAAAACCTTGTCCATTTAGAGATAGTGAAATGCTAAAAATAGGAATGGGCGAAGACGAGTATATGGAATTAAAACAAAAGCTTTCCGAAGAAATTTTAAAAAGTTCTAAAATCATTCAAGCGACAATTGAAAAATTTGCTGAAAAAGGAATTCCAAAAGAAGTTGCTGAAAAAGCTATACTCGAAACGGGCGATTTAGTTGAAGCTTATAAAGAAGCTCAAAAAATCGTTGCAGTTAGTGAAAACAAATAG
- the truA gene encoding tRNA pseudouridine(38-40) synthase TruA — translation MYIFKVAYDGRYSFQLQPHEKTVCDVLTNILVDCGYLSTFKKPLYYGGRTDLGVSALGNFVIYDLDKEPILSHIYSRCNGSGIWVLGYQKIDSFPEVKHRHYRYILPKVDIYGNLHDLNRVLKVSECLIGTHSFHNLSKRDKKKNRDPVRTIYDIKVSDDKYFITLDIYGKSFLWNMVRKIIGLISKIGISNMNNEEIEEYMKKVFNPKLKVGSQIGPAEGLVLVDAKTDVEFKYDSYVLKKFSEDTTHTMNEKIRRLGVYTSMNEFSRNFKI, via the coding sequence ATGTACATATTTAAAGTAGCATATGATGGAAGATATAGTTTTCAATTGCAACCTCACGAGAAAACCGTATGTGACGTTTTAACAAATATTTTAGTAGATTGTGGTTATTTATCAACGTTTAAGAAACCTTTATACTACGGGGGTCGAACAGATTTGGGTGTTTCAGCACTTGGAAATTTTGTAATTTATGATTTAGATAAAGAGCCCATATTATCGCATATATATTCAAGATGTAATGGTTCTGGTATATGGGTTTTAGGGTATCAGAAAATAGATAGCTTTCCAGAAGTGAAACATAGGCATTATAGGTATATCTTACCAAAAGTTGACATATACGGTAATTTGCACGATTTAAACAGGGTCTTAAAAGTTTCAGAATGCTTGATTGGAACTCATTCTTTTCATAACTTATCTAAGAGAGATAAAAAGAAAAACCGAGATCCTGTCAGAACAATTTATGATATAAAAGTTTCAGATGATAAATACTTTATAACTTTGGATATTTATGGAAAGAGCTTTTTATGGAACATGGTTAGAAAAATTATTGGTTTAATCTCAAAAATCGGTATCTCGAACATGAATAATGAAGAAATCGAAGAATATATGAAAAAAGTTTTTAACCCTAAACTCAAGGTGGGTTCGCAAATTGGACCTGCCGAAGGTCTTGTACTGGTTGACGCAAAAACAGATGTCGAATTTAAATATGATAGCTATGTTTTAAAAAAATTCAGTGAAGATACCACCCATACAATGAATGAGAAAATTCGAAGATTGGGCGTTTATACCTCAATGAATGAATTTTCTAGAAATTTTAAAATTTAG
- the larC gene encoding nickel pincer cofactor biosynthesis protein LarC — translation MKYLLIDPKISGISGDMLINSLLDLTERYDLIEDVISKINELENCKCISVDILNMKKLGIMSKYMEILIDEKKFHNPEMLKKCVLKVCEKLNMADESILTCENIVDDLILAEKNIHGEDFHLHEVASLDTVLDIVGSIYILEKCEYSLNQIISTYPVLGNGYVNIDHGILPVPVPAVLEILKKHNAPFQRLQTPKNDNLDEIEVGELTTPTGIAILCNITSEFCKSYPSSKILKIGYGAGTKDLKHTPNILRVLEISNLDFENISEEKMALLETNVDDISGEIIGHVINKVMEEGASDVFVTPVIGKKNRPANKITIICKYAEFEKYTKLLMEETGTLGIRITEFNRYVADRKLLHMLVELNDRKFRINVKYSYINNKLVNIKPEYEDLKRISEELEIPLRKVSEIVKKQFDEKRLF, via the coding sequence TTGAAATATTTACTTATAGACCCCAAAATATCAGGCATTTCCGGAGATATGTTAATAAATTCACTTTTGGATTTAACAGAACGGTATGATCTTATAGAGGACGTCATATCAAAAATAAATGAATTAGAAAATTGTAAATGTATTTCTGTAGATATTTTAAATATGAAAAAATTAGGAATAATGTCAAAATATATGGAAATTTTAATAGATGAAAAAAAGTTTCACAATCCTGAAATGCTTAAAAAATGTGTCTTAAAAGTATGTGAAAAATTGAATATGGCTGATGAAAGCATTTTAACCTGCGAAAACATTGTTGATGACCTAATACTTGCTGAAAAAAACATACATGGTGAGGATTTCCATTTACACGAAGTAGCTTCATTAGATACCGTTTTAGACATTGTAGGTAGTATATATATTTTGGAAAAGTGCGAATATTCATTAAATCAAATCATATCGACGTATCCTGTTTTAGGAAATGGATATGTAAATATAGACCATGGTATATTGCCAGTTCCGGTTCCTGCAGTTTTAGAAATACTTAAAAAACATAATGCACCATTTCAAAGACTTCAAACTCCAAAAAATGATAATTTGGATGAAATAGAAGTGGGCGAGCTTACAACACCTACTGGAATAGCTATATTATGCAATATAACGTCAGAATTTTGTAAAAGTTATCCTTCATCTAAAATTTTAAAAATAGGATATGGTGCAGGTACTAAAGACTTAAAACATACTCCTAATATATTAAGAGTTTTAGAAATTAGCAATTTGGACTTTGAAAATATTTCAGAGGAAAAAATGGCACTATTGGAAACTAATGTCGATGATATATCAGGGGAAATTATTGGACACGTGATTAACAAAGTAATGGAAGAAGGTGCTTCTGATGTCTTTGTAACGCCCGTTATCGGTAAAAAAAATAGACCTGCAAACAAAATAACAATTATTTGTAAATATGCAGAATTTGAAAAATACACAAAACTTTTGATGGAAGAAACTGGCACACTAGGAATTAGAATAACTGAATTTAACAGATACGTTGCAGATAGAAAATTATTACACATGTTAGTAGAACTTAACGATAGAAAATTTAGAATAAATGTAAAATACTCGTATATAAACAATAAATTGGTGAATATAAAACCAGAATACGAAGATTTAAAAAGAATATCTGAAGAACTAGAAATTCCATTAAGAAAAGTTTCTGAAATTGTAAAAAAACAATTTGATGAAAAAAGATTATTTTAA
- a CDS encoding (Fe-S)-binding protein, translating into MANSDKKTLESMINELLPNYNCGACGFKRCDLFTESVLLGDDIKKCPFLLKDDFKSNFEELTDLLNQNKDLITENIKKSETKVQGCCSTDKELTGLIDGYEADFLLDPLRDEHSCRETLLITSPLAKDLKIGDYIQYRPLACPLPHFAKIIDISHGMHVIHIEGPCHRVTGEKKDYVNVGVALIMAFEGIVSKGKMPEVGKTVKFIPTHCMMQKVHSGVVVEAEGNRVLIEGIDLKVW; encoded by the coding sequence ATGGCTAATTCAGATAAAAAAACTTTGGAATCTATGATTAACGAATTATTACCTAATTACAATTGTGGAGCTTGTGGTTTTAAAAGATGTGACTTGTTTACTGAGAGCGTTTTATTAGGTGACGATATTAAAAAATGTCCATTTCTTTTAAAAGATGATTTTAAATCTAATTTTGAGGAATTAACTGATTTATTAAATCAAAATAAAGATTTAATAACTGAAAATATTAAAAAATCTGAAACTAAAGTACAAGGTTGCTGTTCTACCGATAAAGAGCTTACTGGGTTAATCGATGGTTATGAAGCAGATTTTTTATTGGATCCACTTCGGGATGAACATTCATGCAGGGAAACCTTGTTAATTACAAGTCCACTAGCTAAAGATTTAAAAATAGGCGACTATATTCAATATAGGCCGTTGGCATGCCCTTTGCCTCATTTCGCTAAGATAATAGATATTTCGCATGGTATGCACGTTATACACATCGAAGGACCGTGTCATAGGGTAACGGGTGAGAAAAAGGACTATGTTAATGTAGGCGTGGCTCTTATAATGGCTTTTGAAGGCATCGTTTCAAAAGGTAAAATGCCAGAAGTTGGAAAAACTGTGAAGTTTATACCTACGCACTGCATGATGCAAAAAGTACATAGTGGCGTAGTTGTAGAGGCAGAAGGAAACAGGGTATTAATAGAAGGAATTGATTTAAAAGTTTGGTAA
- a CDS encoding GTP-binding protein has product MKVVIVAGTPGAGKTSVMTHTIKQLQKKGKKTSVIKIDCLYTDDDVRYGKLGVPTLIGLSKDMCPDHFAIYNIEEMVEWAKEQNTDTLIIETAGLCHRCAPYTKNSLGVCVIDATSGPNTPRKVGPFLTSADVVAITKGDIISQAEREVFRERVLEMNPNCTIYDVNGLSGQGCAEIAEEITEAKDITDLENELLRHNAPLSVCTLCVGETRIAKKYHRGVLRRIDGFTKYVGE; this is encoded by the coding sequence ATGAAAGTAGTTATTGTGGCAGGTACCCCGGGAGCGGGGAAAACATCTGTAATGACTCACACAATTAAACAATTGCAAAAAAAAGGTAAAAAAACCTCAGTTATTAAGATAGACTGTTTATATACGGATGATGATGTACGATATGGTAAATTGGGGGTTCCAACTTTAATTGGTCTTAGTAAAGATATGTGTCCAGATCATTTTGCCATATATAATATTGAAGAAATGGTGGAGTGGGCTAAGGAGCAAAATACCGATACCTTAATTATTGAAACCGCAGGTTTATGCCACCGTTGTGCACCATATACTAAAAACAGTTTAGGTGTTTGTGTGATAGATGCTACGTCAGGTCCAAATACGCCTAGAAAAGTTGGACCATTTTTAACAAGTGCAGATGTTGTAGCAATTACAAAAGGAGATATAATTTCGCAAGCTGAAAGGGAAGTTTTTAGGGAGCGAGTGCTCGAAATGAATCCAAACTGTACTATTTATGACGTAAATGGATTGAGTGGTCAAGGTTGTGCAGAAATAGCCGAAGAAATAACCGAAGCTAAAGATATAACAGATTTGGAAAATGAACTTTTAAGGCATAATGCACCACTTTCCGTATGTACTTTATGCGTAGGAGAAACAAGAATTGCTAAAAAGTACCATAGGGGAGTTTTAAGAAGAATAGATGGATTTACAAAGTACGTGGGAGAATAA